The following are encoded together in the Clostridium sp. 'White wine YQ' genome:
- a CDS encoding tetratricopeptide repeat protein, with translation MFRIKLPGSRKIKVALLSVLVIIIIGVLVKQSIDNKKELDRQNKVQEQLKEKEASEIKENNDRGAKAKLDAENKQKSLDEKAEKARDVLYTKDYESAISLCNEILNEDNSNYKAYSVRGISKAYTRDYSGAMQDIDKSLQIKPDYGYAMFNKGLLYELQGEFTDALEWYNKDLEVENYVWSYYGIASIYGRKGDVDNTVNYLSKAIELDSAVKETANEEHDFDPVRDSEKFSNLIK, from the coding sequence ATGTTTAGAATTAAGTTGCCAGGAAGTAGAAAAATTAAAGTAGCATTATTAAGTGTATTAGTAATAATTATTATAGGAGTTTTAGTAAAGCAAAGTATTGATAATAAAAAGGAATTAGATAGGCAAAATAAAGTGCAGGAGCAGCTAAAGGAAAAGGAAGCTAGCGAAATTAAAGAAAATAATGACCGAGGTGCAAAAGCTAAGTTAGATGCGGAAAATAAGCAAAAGAGTTTGGATGAAAAAGCAGAAAAAGCAAGAGATGTGCTTTATACAAAAGACTATGAAAGTGCAATCTCTTTATGCAATGAGATTTTAAATGAGGATAATAGCAATTATAAAGCATATTCAGTAAGAGGCATTTCAAAAGCTTATACGAGGGATTATAGTGGAGCGATGCAAGATATAGACAAGTCGTTACAAATAAAACCTGATTATGGATATGCTATGTTTAATAAAGGCTTGTTGTATGAGTTGCAAGGAGAATTTACAGATGCGTTGGAATGGTATAACAAAGATTTGGAAGTAGAAAATTATGTTTGGAGTTACTATGGAATAGCAAGTATATATGGTAGAAAAGGGGACGTTGATAATACAGTAAACTACTTATCTAAAGCAATAGAATTAGATTCGGCAGTAAAAGAAACTGCGAACGAAGAACATGATTTTGATCCTGTAAGAGATTCTGAAAAGTTCAGCAATCTAATAAAATAA
- a CDS encoding ABC transporter permease subunit, with protein MKKLNLPLIIGGIIIAVILILVAFPEKVTHYNPYAIEGIKTTAQKSGASISIQGAPFSPSKENILGTDQLGRDELSLLVYGTRLTLEIGILVVLGRFLIAIPLGIAAGFGNNLCKSIISLFNLVFSAIPALIISILVLGISFFLGLFKEQSILAFVIVLTIVGFGKVAGLVRERVENILSKPFITGERAIGKSNILIAVKNVLPHLSPELIVLIFMEMALALSMIMELGLFGAYVGNIRILLDGGKTLNISVEPEWASMISSSIAYISAAPWMVFSPAVAFFISIFSFNLFGEGLREMFSRKKLGSSVILKDKKKKFKKAAGVVIAGILLLFISNIGIGYYKDQATKKQAAKIMSWEFKNQVLIGSEEAKYTADNLKESLKEAGFQPIGQDYIQTYDVDKLNSAKEYSFTIKNGEESNKLVFGKDFALLDYKDYSLKGQIFKGDSVDMFNLKDYGIFDNKLVLFDEQTYSREAIKEFSNNIKEKSKALGVIDVLNTNDTLPSAMSSKITGDSLIYITKEASKSLENDTEIEINLKACTLTGNGRNVIGVLPGKNPNLSNEYIMISMGYNYFSDDRKNIMEKMKMLIETAKKLYQDNNNQGRSIIIAFWDGNLTEEYSGVKKYVDNPLVLLNKTVLNIDLTNMNVNGNTVVINSQQISVTKYFSWAFNHEFESKIKKNNMIVESNISKKKVSEIIEKGPNSKEVMYYKGAVPTILLLNKENNNEIGKDTIEKNFVKTLVSSISNINY; from the coding sequence ATGAAAAAGCTTAACTTACCTCTAATAATCGGAGGAATAATAATAGCAGTTATCTTAATTCTTGTTGCTTTTCCAGAAAAGGTTACCCATTATAATCCATATGCGATAGAGGGAATTAAAACAACAGCTCAGAAAAGTGGTGCATCAATATCGATTCAAGGGGCGCCATTCTCGCCATCAAAGGAAAATATACTAGGGACAGATCAATTGGGAAGAGATGAATTAAGCTTACTAGTTTACGGAACTAGACTTACTTTGGAAATAGGAATTTTAGTTGTATTGGGTAGATTCCTAATTGCGATTCCCTTGGGTATAGCAGCAGGATTTGGGAATAATCTATGTAAATCTATAATAAGTTTGTTTAATTTAGTATTTAGTGCAATTCCAGCATTAATTATAAGTATTCTTGTTTTAGGAATAAGCTTTTTCTTAGGTTTATTCAAGGAACAATCTATATTAGCCTTTGTGATTGTGCTTACTATAGTGGGCTTTGGTAAGGTAGCAGGACTGGTAAGAGAGAGAGTTGAAAACATATTATCCAAGCCTTTTATTACAGGAGAAAGAGCAATAGGGAAAAGTAATATATTAATTGCAGTTAAAAATGTATTACCACATCTTTCACCAGAGCTTATAGTGCTTATATTTATGGAGATGGCATTAGCTCTTTCTATGATTATGGAATTGGGCCTTTTTGGAGCTTATGTAGGGAATATAAGAATTTTATTAGATGGAGGAAAGACCTTAAACATAAGCGTGGAGCCAGAGTGGGCAAGTATGATATCATCATCAATTGCATATATAAGTGCAGCTCCTTGGATGGTGTTTTCTCCTGCAGTAGCATTTTTTATTAGTATATTTAGTTTTAACTTATTTGGAGAAGGCTTAAGAGAAATGTTTTCTAGAAAGAAGCTAGGGTCTTCAGTTATATTAAAAGATAAAAAGAAGAAATTTAAAAAGGCAGCAGGGGTAGTAATTGCGGGAATACTTTTGTTATTTATATCAAATATAGGTATTGGATATTATAAGGATCAAGCAACTAAAAAACAAGCAGCAAAGATAATGAGTTGGGAATTTAAGAATCAAGTATTAATAGGTAGCGAAGAGGCAAAATATACTGCTGATAATCTAAAAGAGTCCTTAAAAGAAGCTGGGTTTCAGCCAATTGGACAAGATTATATTCAAACCTATGATGTAGATAAGTTAAATTCTGCTAAAGAGTATTCTTTCACAATAAAAAATGGAGAAGAATCAAATAAGTTGGTCTTTGGCAAAGACTTTGCGCTATTAGATTATAAGGATTATTCATTAAAAGGGCAAATATTTAAGGGTGATTCAGTGGATATGTTTAATCTAAAGGACTATGGGATATTTGATAATAAACTAGTGCTATTTGACGAACAAACCTATTCTAGAGAAGCTATTAAAGAATTTTCAAATAATATAAAAGAAAAATCAAAAGCATTAGGAGTTATAGATGTATTAAATACTAATGATACCTTGCCTTCTGCTATGAGTAGCAAGATAACAGGCGACTCTTTAATATATATAACAAAGGAAGCTTCTAAGTCTTTGGAGAACGATACTGAAATAGAGATTAATCTTAAAGCATGTACCTTAACAGGTAATGGAAGAAATGTAATAGGAGTCTTGCCAGGAAAAAATCCTAATTTATCAAATGAATATATAATGATAAGTATGGGGTACAATTATTTTTCTGATGATAGAAAGAATATCATGGAAAAAATGAAAATGCTTATTGAGACGGCAAAAAAATTGTACCAGGACAATAATAATCAAGGAAGAAGTATAATAATTGCATTTTGGGATGGTAATCTAACAGAGGAGTATTCAGGAGTGAAGAAATATGTAGACAATCCTCTTGTTTTACTGAATAAAACTGTTTTAAATATTGATCTAACTAATATGAATGTTAATGGAAATACTGTGGTTATTAATTCACAACAAATTTCTGTAACAAAGTATTTTTCTTGGGCATTTAATCATGAATTTGAATCAAAGATAAAGAAAAATAATATGATAGTTGAATCTAATATAAGTAAGAAAAAAGTTAGTGAAATAATAGAAAAAGGTCCTAATTCTAAAGAAGTTATGTATTATAAAGGGGCTGTACCAACAATATTGCTGTTAAATAAAGAAAATAATAATGAGATAGGAAAAGATACAATTGAAAAGAATTTCGTAAAGACCTTAGTATCTTCTATTTCAAATATAAATTATTAG
- a CDS encoding ABC transporter ATP-binding protein, translating to MNNNTILNISGLMLSFKANNGFVQVIRGVDIQLNKGEILGILGESGSGKTVTASSVLRLTQDSDFRIDGGSIIFDNTELIKLSEKDMRKIRGKRISYIFQDASVALNPYKRVGKQLREVLKVHGENNDKNKIITAMKKVGIDNAEVVYNMFPWQLSGGLCQRVLITMSTLCSPEIIIADEPTAAIDASLQKKVLDLLKDINIKDESSIIIITHDFDVVRYICNRVVVMYGGLVMEEGTTKDILTNPLHPYTKELINCVESLDNNDKELYSLTGKTPIPDEFKNQCPFYERCKYKNSKCLEGIPKVRNIDDRKVRCILNDTGDIFE from the coding sequence ATGAATAATAATACAATTCTTAATATTAGTGGACTAATGCTCTCTTTTAAAGCTAATAATGGATTCGTTCAAGTAATTAGAGGAGTGGATATTCAGCTTAACAAAGGAGAGATTCTAGGTATACTAGGTGAATCGGGAAGTGGTAAGACAGTAACTGCATCTTCAGTACTTAGATTAACGCAAGATTCTGATTTTCGAATAGATGGAGGAAGTATTATTTTTGATAATACTGAACTCATTAAACTAAGTGAAAAAGATATGCGTAAAATACGTGGGAAAAGAATATCCTATATATTTCAAGATGCTAGCGTAGCACTGAACCCATATAAAAGGGTGGGCAAGCAACTTAGGGAAGTTTTAAAGGTTCATGGGGAGAACAATGACAAAAATAAAATAATAACGGCAATGAAAAAGGTTGGAATTGACAATGCTGAGGTTGTTTATAATATGTTTCCCTGGCAGTTAAGTGGGGGACTTTGTCAAAGAGTGCTTATTACAATGAGTACCCTTTGCTCCCCAGAGATAATAATTGCAGATGAACCAACAGCCGCAATAGATGCTTCATTACAAAAAAAGGTGTTAGACCTTTTAAAAGATATAAATATAAAGGATGAATCGTCAATAATTATAATTACTCATGATTTTGATGTAGTTAGATATATATGTAATAGGGTAGTTGTAATGTATGGTGGATTAGTTATGGAGGAAGGTACAACCAAGGACATACTTACCAATCCCCTTCATCCATATACTAAAGAACTAATAAATTGTGTAGAATCCTTAGATAATAATGATAAAGAATTATATTCTCTTACGGGGAAAACGCCTATTCCCGATGAATTTAAAAATCAATGTCCATTTTATGAAAGATGCAAGTATAAAAATTCTAAGTGCCTAGAAGGAATACCAAAGGTGAGAAATATAGATGACAGAAAGGTAAGATGTATTTTAAACGATACAGGTGATATTTTTGAATAG
- a CDS encoding GNAT family N-acetyltransferase translates to MFKLIKANGLTKEELQAIKELEEECNSYEELNMKLNWDMLESRAKNQVNDFLYYEDDKLIGFLGMYGFGSNPKEIEATGMVHPSYRRKGIFKELMFEGKEHCKKGNTERILLITERRVDSGIGFVEAIGSKYSFSEYRMRLNESKIPSFESRGVSLKKADIKHKKELLELDREFFGLPEIEEEEGTREDNEHRTTYIAELEGKVIGKIGVTMDGEDGYIFGFGIKHEYRRKGYGRIVLSLILEKLLKNNVNSIILEVASENDKALGLYKSCGFKESTIYDYYKLDV, encoded by the coding sequence ATGTTTAAACTAATAAAGGCTAATGGACTAACTAAAGAGGAATTGCAAGCTATTAAAGAATTAGAGGAAGAATGTAATTCTTATGAGGAATTAAATATGAAACTTAATTGGGATATGCTTGAAAGTAGAGCCAAAAATCAAGTTAATGATTTTCTATATTATGAGGATGATAAATTAATAGGATTTTTAGGGATGTATGGGTTTGGTTCAAATCCCAAAGAAATTGAAGCTACAGGAATGGTTCACCCTAGCTATAGACGAAAGGGTATATTTAAAGAGCTTATGTTCGAGGGGAAAGAGCATTGTAAGAAAGGTAATACTGAAAGAATTCTTTTAATTACAGAAAGAAGAGTTGATTCTGGAATTGGTTTTGTGGAAGCAATAGGTTCAAAATATTCTTTTTCTGAATATAGAATGAGGCTCAATGAATCCAAGATACCTAGCTTTGAAAGTAGGGGAGTTTCACTTAAAAAAGCAGACATAAAGCATAAAAAAGAATTACTAGAGTTAGATAGAGAATTCTTTGGGTTACCAGAAATAGAGGAGGAAGAGGGTACTAGAGAGGATAATGAACATAGGACTACTTATATTGCTGAACTTGAAGGTAAGGTTATCGGAAAGATAGGGGTAACTATGGATGGGGAAGATGGATATATATTTGGGTTTGGAATAAAGCATGAGTATAGAAGAAAAGGCTATGGAAGAATAGTATTGAGTTTGATTCTTGAAAAATTACTGAAAAATAATGTAAATAGTATAATACTTGAAGTTGCATCGGAAAATGATAAGGCTTTAGGATTATATAAATCATGTGGTTTTAAGGAAAGTACAATTTATGATTATTATAAACTAGATGTTTAA
- a CDS encoding DUF4179 domain-containing protein: MNDIENLKNSITIPKEIDLAIEQGIERGKREKLKNTKPKHNKLIIKIAGLALVFTTAVFIAKPDLVKAISNPGLIFKMLSEKRNYGEPMPKFENFTTSLNKSIEKEGIKLTINEIAIDDSMIAISSTVEGKGVKDKTFDIGGIKLNGMYPQSYGSDSEIISDDKIIVATYSNIAEMNLPDEVQVEISSGIIANVAGPWNFKFTVSKKESKKNSKTIQINKTIDLPESTLNIKNLIISPFGNTINIEGINKTKDVQYKKNNEILMLSEVRKYIVLDDKGNPLMTKEEGGGSNDKGYEEKLGILGDISNLKSITIIPIVEEKGIINKKIDGRDISILQCTINSDDFKNIPQENIVKKRNVTEKEKKDGYAYNEVINSYNMDKSKSFVPIDKLINQKIMVNETTNVEIKNIEANDKGTKITFKINGDYNYFNINLAYIIDENFNTTSRAEDGTIGKIEDVNNKIISIVLPPIDENKKYKIALPLAKNPVIEEKYKINVNLK; this comes from the coding sequence ATGAATGATATAGAGAATTTGAAAAATTCAATTACTATTCCTAAAGAAATTGATTTGGCTATTGAGCAAGGAATAGAAAGAGGGAAAAGAGAAAAATTAAAAAATACTAAACCGAAACATAATAAACTTATTATAAAGATAGCTGGACTGGCATTGGTATTTACTACTGCTGTATTTATTGCTAAACCAGATTTAGTTAAGGCTATATCTAATCCAGGTCTTATATTTAAAATGCTTTCTGAAAAAAGAAATTATGGAGAACCTATGCCGAAGTTTGAAAACTTTACAACTTCATTAAATAAGTCTATCGAGAAAGAAGGAATAAAGCTAACCATAAATGAAATTGCAATAGATGATAGCATGATTGCCATCTCATCTACAGTGGAAGGAAAGGGAGTAAAAGATAAGACTTTTGACATAGGCGGAATAAAGCTAAATGGTATGTATCCTCAATCCTATGGAAGTGATAGTGAAATAATTAGTGATGATAAGATAATTGTAGCAACATATTCTAATATAGCAGAGATGAACCTACCTGATGAAGTCCAGGTTGAAATATCTTCAGGAATCATAGCAAATGTTGCGGGACCTTGGAATTTTAAGTTTACAGTTTCTAAAAAGGAAAGTAAGAAAAATTCTAAGACTATACAAATTAATAAAACAATAGATTTACCAGAAAGTACATTGAATATTAAAAATTTAATTATAAGTCCTTTTGGAAATACCATAAATATAGAGGGAATTAATAAAACAAAAGATGTTCAGTATAAAAAAAATAATGAGATTTTAATGTTGTCTGAAGTTAGAAAATATATAGTTTTAGATGATAAGGGCAATCCTCTTATGACAAAAGAAGAAGGAGGAGGCTCAAATGATAAAGGATATGAAGAAAAGCTCGGTATCTTGGGGGATATATCAAATTTAAAAAGTATAACTATCATACCTATAGTAGAAGAAAAAGGGATAATTAATAAGAAGATAGATGGTAGAGATATATCAATTCTTCAATGTACTATTAACAGTGATGATTTTAAGAATATACCACAAGAAAATATAGTTAAGAAGAGAAATGTAACTGAAAAGGAAAAGAAAGATGGCTATGCCTATAATGAAGTAATTAATTCTTATAATATGGATAAGAGCAAATCTTTTGTGCCTATTGATAAACTTATAAATCAAAAAATAATGGTTAATGAAACTACCAATGTGGAAATTAAAAATATAGAAGCTAATGATAAGGGTACAAAGATAACCTTTAAAATTAATGGGGATTATAATTATTTTAATATAAATCTAGCTTATATTATTGATGAGAATTTTAATACTACATCCAGAGCAGAAGATGGGACAATTGGTAAAATAGAAGATGTTAATAATAAAATTATAAGTATAGTATTACCACCAATAGATGAAAATAAAAAATATAAGATTGCTTTACCTTTAGCTAAAAATCCGGTAATAGAGGAAAAATATAAAATCAATGTTAATTTGAAATAA
- a CDS encoding ABC transporter permease subunit: MLKWVKGFGGFFLLILIMVLVAFSINKHSFQKDIFTSDNIYKNTDELSKIDTNDGQVKYLEKYFKDIGLEPAGENGTYYQNFKTMVPIYNSSPELSLRDRDNKVIKSFKYGEDFRETLTGSGGVGNVNSKLYLLQGDIESIPKEILQNYIILSSVPLSDSKLEYVAQSGGKAVIFPGNGIGQKNSFDMQKKNGKSILIYTVTQNVFQDLSNSVGMNLNGYLNVDVSFKMQDTPNVLGMIQGSDKTAGYLIVSSHIDEDASGIAMLMEQARTLKMQKYSPKKTIIFAVWNSFNQGMKGSKYYVNNPLFPLEKTQVLVFNSVGERSDINLIMSTDGSVAQTIMNKLAAYCPASGIAPMMNSNIYGTDGEEFFLNDIPAIVLSGDKAGNANFDINKVSSSTINGFGDVLLSYIQREVYGDWYHGLFNGTEQAFILIIIAAAIVISVLKKVYRLKPRNKSFEQVLETIYYSSAFSIIDKVIQILIVISVATFFISFLAYTPKSFDIVSYGGEHISNYPIYNIAHNAILFIREFLTQGFGKTLSGFSITYIISFSIIKSLGLILSSLILAFFIGTLIGTLSSFKNKNSGNAGFLLPVAVLSLPDVFVAVCIQLGFIYLRKNNIISTENSSITQFLLPLLCLAIIPTAYISRVAQVAVKEEINKDYIVAAKAKGLSTFSILKDHLLISVVIKIIETLPSVLTIIMSNVIVVEYLFGYTGIVYQLFSYFKDGDIWTCICLVIGIGIVYFILNMIFKILSIIVNPFKRGNILGGNQNEKA; the protein is encoded by the coding sequence GTGCTGAAATGGGTAAAAGGATTTGGTGGCTTTTTTTTACTTATACTGATTATGGTTTTAGTCGCATTTAGTATTAATAAGCACAGCTTCCAAAAAGATATTTTTACTAGTGATAATATTTATAAAAATACAGATGAGCTTTCAAAGATAGATACTAATGATGGACAAGTAAAATACTTGGAAAAATACTTCAAAGATATAGGGCTTGAGCCCGCAGGAGAAAATGGGACATACTATCAAAATTTTAAAACCATGGTGCCTATATATAATTCATCTCCAGAACTAAGTTTAAGAGATAGAGATAATAAAGTAATTAAAAGCTTTAAGTATGGAGAGGACTTTAGAGAAACACTAACAGGTTCTGGGGGAGTAGGAAATGTTAATAGTAAATTATATCTGCTTCAAGGAGATATAGAATCAATTCCAAAAGAAATATTACAAAATTACATTATTCTATCTTCTGTACCATTAAGCGATAGTAAGTTAGAATATGTTGCTCAAAGTGGTGGAAAAGCTGTAATTTTTCCTGGAAATGGGATAGGTCAAAAAAATTCTTTTGATATGCAGAAAAAGAATGGAAAATCAATACTAATATATACTGTTACTCAAAATGTATTTCAAGATTTAAGTAATTCAGTGGGAATGAACCTAAATGGATATTTAAATGTTGATGTAAGTTTTAAAATGCAAGATACTCCAAATGTTCTTGGGATGATTCAAGGAAGTGATAAAACTGCTGGATATTTAATTGTTTCATCACATATAGATGAGGATGCATCAGGAATTGCTATGCTTATGGAACAAGCTAGAACATTAAAAATGCAAAAGTATAGTCCAAAGAAAACTATAATTTTTGCTGTATGGAATAGCTTTAATCAAGGGATGAAGGGTTCGAAGTATTATGTGAATAATCCACTCTTCCCACTAGAGAAAACGCAAGTGTTGGTATTCAATAGCGTGGGGGAAAGATCTGATATTAATCTTATAATGTCAACAGACGGTTCTGTAGCACAAACTATAATGAATAAACTAGCAGCCTATTGTCCAGCAAGTGGTATTGCTCCTATGATGAATAGCAATATTTATGGTACTGATGGGGAAGAATTTTTCCTAAATGATATTCCAGCCATAGTATTAAGTGGTGACAAGGCAGGGAATGCAAATTTTGATATTAATAAAGTAAGTAGTAGTACAATTAATGGATTTGGGGATGTACTTTTAAGTTATATTCAAAGGGAAGTTTATGGAGATTGGTATCATGGGCTTTTTAATGGAACTGAACAAGCCTTCATTCTTATAATAATAGCGGCTGCAATAGTTATAAGTGTATTGAAGAAGGTATATAGATTAAAGCCTAGAAATAAATCTTTTGAACAAGTACTGGAAACTATATATTATTCAAGTGCTTTTTCAATAATAGATAAGGTTATACAAATACTTATTGTAATAAGTGTAGCAACGTTCTTTATATCATTTTTAGCTTATACTCCAAAAAGCTTTGATATTGTTTCCTATGGTGGCGAACATATATCGAATTATCCAATTTACAATATAGCACATAATGCTATTTTGTTTATAAGAGAATTTCTCACACAGGGGTTTGGTAAAACCTTAAGTGGATTTAGTATAACTTATATTATTAGCTTTTCAATTATAAAAAGTTTGGGTTTAATATTGAGCTCATTAATACTAGCATTTTTCATTGGAACATTAATAGGAACCTTGAGTAGTTTTAAAAATAAAAATAGTGGAAATGCAGGTTTCTTATTGCCTGTTGCTGTACTTTCTTTGCCGGATGTATTTGTGGCAGTATGTATACAGCTTGGATTTATTTATTTAAGAAAGAATAATATAATTTCAACTGAAAATAGCAGCATTACACAGTTCTTACTTCCACTACTTTGCCTTGCAATTATTCCAACTGCGTATATTTCAAGAGTGGCACAGGTAGCTGTAAAAGAAGAAATAAACAAAGATTATATAGTGGCGGCAAAAGCAAAAGGATTATCAACTTTTAGCATATTAAAAGATCATCTTCTAATAAGCGTAGTCATTAAAATAATTGAAACTTTACCATCGGTGTTAACTATAATAATGTCAAATGTTATTGTAGTAGAATATTTATTTGGGTATACAGGTATTGTATATCAGTTATTTAGTTATTTTAAGGATGGCGACATTTGGACATGTATATGTTTGGTTATTGGTATAGGAATAGTTTACTTCATTTTAAATATGATATTTAAAATTCTTTCTATAATAGTTAATCCATTTAAAAGAGGTAATATATTAGGAGGAAACCAAAATGAAAAAGCTTAA
- a CDS encoding DNA-3-methyladenine glycosylase encodes MRLEREFFARETVQVSEELLGKVLVREIDGQILKGKIVETEAYVGPIDKASHAYGFKKTARVEPLYGKPGISYVFSIYGMYVCFNIITFKEGSPEGVLIRALEPVQGIEFMSLNRFKKEYKELETRKIKELTNGPSKLCIAMNITKKEHNFIDLITSSELYVEDGEAIDKRDIVETTRIGIDYAEEARYFPWRFYIKENEFVSKK; translated from the coding sequence ATGAGGCTAGAGAGAGAATTTTTTGCTAGAGAAACAGTTCAAGTATCTGAAGAGCTCTTGGGAAAAGTATTAGTAAGGGAAATTGATGGCCAAATATTAAAAGGAAAGATTGTTGAGACCGAAGCTTATGTTGGACCAATAGATAAAGCGTCTCATGCATATGGGTTCAAAAAAACAGCTAGAGTTGAACCTTTGTATGGGAAACCAGGAATATCCTATGTTTTTAGCATTTATGGTATGTATGTGTGCTTTAACATAATTACATTTAAAGAAGGTTCTCCAGAAGGAGTTCTTATAAGAGCATTAGAACCTGTTCAAGGAATAGAATTTATGTCATTAAATAGGTTTAAGAAAGAATATAAGGAATTAGAGACTAGAAAAATAAAAGAGTTAACTAATGGACCTTCAAAATTATGTATAGCAATGAATATAACTAAGAAAGAACACAATTTTATAGATCTAATAACATCATCTGAATTATATGTAGAAGATGGAGAAGCTATTGATAAAAGGGATATTGTAGAAACAACAAGAATAGGTATAGACTATGCGGAGGAAGCAAGATATTTTCCTTGGAGGTTCTATATAAAGGAAAATGAATTTGTATCAAAGAAATAG
- a CDS encoding sigma-70 family RNA polymerase sigma factor, producing the protein MDLEKKIAQAVKGDEEAFNYIIKLKNEDLYRTAYAFVKNKDDALDILQETVYKAYISIEKLRKPQYFNTWLTRILINNCKNFIRNKEKIIYLEDNKNCNEDITKINIDERLDLFYAIDKLEEKHRMVIILKYFQDLTINQIAESLGYPIGTVKTYLNKGLSQLRIYVGKEII; encoded by the coding sequence ATGGATTTGGAGAAAAAGATTGCTCAAGCAGTTAAAGGAGACGAAGAAGCCTTTAACTATATAATAAAACTGAAAAATGAGGATTTATATAGGACTGCTTATGCCTTTGTGAAGAATAAAGATGATGCACTAGATATATTGCAGGAAACTGTTTATAAGGCCTATATTTCTATAGAAAAGTTAAGAAAGCCTCAATATTTTAATACATGGCTTACAAGAATATTAATAAACAATTGTAAGAATTTTATTAGAAATAAAGAAAAAATCATTTATCTAGAGGACAACAAAAACTGCAATGAAGATATCACTAAGATCAATATAGACGAGCGGTTAGATCTTTTTTATGCCATTGATAAGTTGGAAGAGAAACATAGAATGGTGATTATATTAAAATATTTTCAAGACTTAACAATAAATCAAATTGCAGAGAGCTTAGGTTATCCTATAGGAACTGTTAAGACCTACTTAAATAAGGGGTTAAGTCAATTAAGGATATATGTGGGAAAGGAGATTATCTAA